In Nitratiruptor sp. YY09-18, a single window of DNA contains:
- the lysA gene encoding diaminopimelate decarboxylase, whose translation MDYKALVQKYDTPLYVYNFDIVAQNFMQIKNAFKARKSLIAYAVKANSNMSLLKHLANLGSGADCVSIGEVKRALLAGIPPYKIIFSGVGKRDDEIAEALEKDILFINVESEAELGRIEDIAKSMGKVARISIRVNPNIDPKTHPYISTGLSENKFGVEIDVAKKLYLQAKNSPYLQPVGIHFHIGSQLTELEPIKEASEKVADLVRALQKIDIDIKFFDVGGGLGIRYQDEKTIEPYDYAQAILSTLSGTNMTIVCEPGRFIVGNAGVFLTKVLYEKRTKSKRFIIVDGAMNDLLRPSLYNAYHEVVVVGKENERGSKADVVGPVCESGDFLAKERELPPTEHGDIVLVKSAGAYGFVMSSNYNTRPRPAEVALEGGKDRLIRERETFEYIIEKEIRFMV comes from the coding sequence GTGGATTATAAAGCATTAGTACAAAAATATGATACACCTTTGTATGTGTATAATTTTGACATAGTTGCACAAAATTTTATGCAGATTAAAAATGCTTTCAAGGCGAGAAAATCTCTTATAGCATATGCAGTCAAAGCAAATTCTAATATGAGTCTTTTAAAGCATCTCGCAAATCTTGGAAGTGGAGCAGACTGTGTAAGTATTGGTGAGGTTAAGCGTGCACTTTTGGCTGGTATTCCTCCTTATAAAATCATTTTTAGTGGTGTAGGGAAGCGTGATGATGAGATAGCCGAGGCTTTGGAAAAAGATATTCTTTTTATCAACGTAGAGAGTGAAGCTGAGCTTGGACGCATAGAAGATATAGCAAAATCAATGGGTAAAGTAGCCCGTATAAGTATACGCGTCAATCCCAATATCGATCCAAAGACTCACCCCTATATCTCTACAGGTTTAAGTGAGAATAAGTTTGGTGTAGAAATTGATGTGGCTAAGAAACTCTATCTCCAGGCTAAAAATTCTCCATATCTTCAGCCAGTTGGTATCCATTTTCACATAGGAAGCCAATTGACTGAACTTGAACCTATCAAAGAGGCAAGTGAAAAAGTGGCTGATCTTGTGAGAGCTTTGCAAAAGATAGACATAGATATCAAGTTTTTTGATGTTGGTGGGGGTTTAGGGATTCGCTATCAAGATGAAAAGACGATCGAGCCATACGATTATGCGCAAGCGATTCTTTCGACTTTAAGTGGTACAAATATGACGATTGTATGTGAACCGGGAAGATTTATCGTAGGCAATGCTGGAGTCTTTTTGACAAAAGTACTTTACGAAAAACGGACAAAATCGAAGCGCTTTATAATTGTAGATGGAGCGATGAATGATCTCTTGCGCCCAAGTCTTTACAACGCTTACCATGAAGTGGTGGTAGTTGGCAAAGAGAATGAGAGGGGGAGTAAAGCTGATGTTGTGGGACCGGTATGTGAGAGTGGGGATTTCTTAGCCAAAGAGAGGGAACTTCCTCCAACTGAACACGGTGATATTGTTTTGGTCAAAAGTGCTGGAGCATATGGATTTGTTATGAGCAGCAACTACAATACAAGACCACGGCCAGCTGAAGTCGCTCTTGAAGGTGGCAAAGATAGACTCATACGTGAACGTGAAACATTTGAATATATTATAGAAAAAGAGATAAGGTTCATGGTGTGA
- the hisC gene encoding histidinol-phosphate transaminase, translated as MKFNPTLSRLKTYEAGKPIELVVREFGIEEKDIIKLASNENPYGASPKVIEGVHENAHKVSIYPDDSMYELKSALSQKFNIFPENLIIGAGSDQVLEFCARAVLGEGDNVLMSKITFAMYEIYALQQGANIVRSSCYRHDLDEFYDLYKKYNPAIIHICTPNNPTGDALDRDYLYQFLEDVTDPLIIVDCAYMEYAAYKDPKKSIDPKDLIGKFPNVIYLGTFSKAYGLGGMRIGYGIAQPRIIQELYKLRPPFNVTTLSLVAAQAALEDEKFVQETIRKNFEQMERYVQFALREGLEFIDSYTNFITYLFPSHLSSRYIAESLLKKGVIVRDLTSYGMNAIRITIGTKEQNDRVFTLFKEVLDGYKK; from the coding sequence GTGAAATTCAATCCAACACTTTCGCGCCTCAAAACCTATGAAGCTGGCAAACCTATCGAGCTTGTTGTGAGAGAATTTGGTATAGAAGAGAAGGATATTATTAAGCTCGCATCTAATGAAAACCCCTATGGAGCAAGTCCAAAAGTAATAGAGGGTGTGCATGAGAATGCTCACAAAGTCTCCATCTATCCTGATGATAGTATGTATGAGCTCAAATCTGCTCTTTCTCAAAAATTTAATATATTTCCTGAAAACCTCATCATAGGAGCAGGAAGCGACCAGGTACTAGAGTTTTGTGCTAGAGCTGTGCTTGGTGAAGGTGATAATGTATTGATGAGTAAAATCACTTTTGCAATGTATGAGATCTATGCATTGCAGCAGGGTGCAAATATTGTGCGCAGCTCTTGCTATCGTCACGATCTGGATGAGTTTTATGATCTATACAAAAAGTACAACCCAGCTATCATCCATATCTGTACACCAAACAATCCAACAGGTGATGCACTTGATCGCGATTATCTCTATCAATTTTTAGAAGATGTAACAGATCCTCTTATCATTGTAGATTGTGCTTACATGGAGTATGCAGCCTATAAAGATCCAAAAAAGTCGATCGATCCAAAAGATCTGATTGGAAAATTCCCAAATGTGATCTATCTTGGTACATTTTCAAAAGCCTACGGCCTAGGGGGTATGCGCATAGGATATGGAATAGCGCAACCTCGTATTATCCAAGAGCTCTACAAACTGCGTCCACCATTTAATGTGACTACTCTCTCTTTAGTAGCTGCACAAGCGGCTCTTGAGGATGAGAAGTTTGTGCAAGAGACAATTCGCAAAAATTTTGAGCAGATGGAAAGATACGTGCAGTTTGCTTTGCGCGAAGGGCTTGAATTCATCGATAGCTATACCAATTTCATCACATATCTTTTTCCTTCACATCTCTCATCCAGGTATATTGCTGAATCTTTGCTGAAAAAAGGTGTTATTGTCAGAGATTTAACAAGTTACGGCATGAATGCCATTAGAATAACGATAGGAACAAAAGAGCAAAACGATAGAGTATTTACGCTCTTTAAAGAGGTACTAGATGGATATAAAAAATAA
- the pheA gene encoding prephenate dehydratase codes for MEDKLQELRKQIDAIDDQLLELLNKRMEVVKAVGELKNRSKAPIYRPEREIEILNRLKKQNRGPLNDKAIEAIFLEIFAVSRNLERPERVAYLGPEGSFTHQAAESRFGAMSEYLPAHSIAAVFKSIEAERAKYGVVPIENSIDGVVGETLDLLGKSELKIVAEVYMPIHHSFASLEEDIKNIKKIYSKDIAFGQCRKFLQEHFLEDVELIPVESTAKAAMLASKEPKSAAICSNIAAKLYNIPVLFENIEDVHTNMTRFIVLSNFKNQPSGFDKTSILAKLEDKPGALVRFLQDFDKANINLTKIESRPAEDKDFNYWFYIDFDGHVDDANVQEVFKKHPKEIKWLGSYAKGDNQ; via the coding sequence ATGGAAGATAAATTGCAAGAGTTGCGTAAGCAGATAGATGCTATCGATGATCAACTGCTTGAACTCCTCAACAAGCGGATGGAAGTTGTCAAGGCTGTCGGTGAGCTTAAAAACAGATCAAAAGCACCGATATACCGACCAGAGCGTGAGATTGAAATTCTCAATCGTCTCAAAAAACAAAATAGAGGTCCTCTCAACGATAAAGCGATAGAGGCTATATTTTTGGAGATTTTTGCAGTCTCACGTAATTTGGAAAGACCAGAGCGCGTAGCATACCTTGGACCAGAGGGGAGTTTTACACACCAAGCTGCTGAATCGCGCTTTGGGGCGATGAGCGAGTATCTTCCAGCGCACTCTATAGCAGCAGTTTTTAAGTCAATTGAAGCAGAGAGAGCAAAGTATGGAGTGGTGCCTATCGAAAACTCCATTGATGGGGTTGTAGGAGAGACACTCGATCTTCTTGGCAAAAGTGAGCTTAAAATCGTAGCAGAAGTTTATATGCCGATCCACCACTCTTTTGCATCGCTTGAAGAGGATATTAAAAATATCAAAAAGATCTATTCCAAAGATATTGCATTTGGACAGTGTAGAAAATTTTTGCAAGAGCACTTTTTGGAAGATGTAGAGCTCATACCTGTTGAATCAACTGCAAAGGCTGCAATGCTTGCAAGTAAAGAGCCAAAAAGTGCGGCAATCTGCTCCAATATTGCGGCAAAACTTTACAATATTCCGGTTCTTTTTGAAAATATCGAAGATGTGCATACCAATATGACACGCTTTATAGTGCTGAGCAATTTCAAAAACCAGCCAAGCGGATTTGACAAAACTTCAATCCTTGCCAAGTTAGAGGATAAACCTGGAGCACTTGTAAGATTTTTGCAAGATTTTGACAAAGCCAATATAAACCTTACCAAGATTGAATCAAGGCCAGCTGAAGATAAAGATTTTAATTACTGGTTCTATATAGATTTTGATGGGCATGTAGATGATGCAAATGTCCAGGAAGTTTTCAAAAAGCATCCAAAAGAGATCAAATGGCTTGGAAGTTACGCCAAAGGAGATAATCAGTGA
- the pth gene encoding aminoacyl-tRNA hydrolase, with amino-acid sequence MFLIVGLGNPGKKYEKNRHNVGFMVVDILIDRLSPQSISKQTFKGELFKAGEILLLKPATYMNLSGESVQAVKNFYKIDLDHTIVIHDDLDLGLGAIRIKKGGGHGGHNGLKSIDAAIGKEYIRIRFGIGRPERKEEVIHYVLSDFSSQELSCIQEPLQKAADAAIELTRKPLEVVRSQYSQKPPSCD; translated from the coding sequence ATGTTTCTCATTGTAGGATTGGGTAATCCTGGCAAAAAATATGAGAAAAATAGGCACAATGTAGGATTCATGGTGGTCGATATCCTTATCGACCGCCTCTCTCCTCAGTCCATCTCCAAGCAGACTTTCAAAGGTGAACTTTTTAAAGCTGGAGAAATACTCCTTCTCAAACCAGCTACATATATGAATCTTAGCGGCGAGAGTGTCCAAGCGGTCAAAAACTTCTATAAAATTGATCTAGATCATACTATTGTTATCCATGATGATCTTGATCTCGGTCTTGGTGCAATCCGCATCAAAAAAGGTGGCGGTCACGGTGGTCACAATGGCCTCAAATCAATCGATGCAGCCATAGGAAAAGAGTATATACGTATCCGGTTTGGAATAGGGCGCCCTGAAAGAAAAGAAGAAGTTATTCATTATGTATTGAGTGATTTTTCATCACAAGAATTATCTTGCATTCAAGAACCACTCCAAAAAGCAGCCGATGCAGCTATAGAACTTACACGTAAACCTCTTGAAGTTGTAAGAAGTCAATACTCCCAAAAACCTCCAAGCTGTGACTAA
- a CDS encoding type IV pilus twitching motility protein PilT, with protein sequence MNQSFNPSSHDFRMTKKLNRYLQELVDLGGSDLHIKANSPIYARINGDIVPLSTDTISKEDALLLAKELLRSRFNELAEQKDVDLIYSYDTKNRFRSNIFFQIDGVSAVFRVIPTEIKTIDELGLPEAVKKIADLHRGLVLVTGITGSGKSTTMAAILDEINRKRNAHIITIEDPVEFVHQNKNSIVNQRSLGQDTPSYARALRAALREDPDIIVIGEMRDLETIEMALHAAETGHLVFSTLHTLDAKETINRIISVFPSQEQNRIRIVLASVLESILSQRLVKTKDGGRAAALEILFKTERIASLIIDKSDSEISEAIEGGKIYGMQTFDQSLLDLYDKGIIDEEEALANATSKGDLKLKLKQVEATKKSADLVGEDGIIDLKL encoded by the coding sequence ATGAATCAAAGCTTTAACCCAAGTTCCCACGATTTTCGGATGACCAAAAAGCTTAATCGCTATTTGCAAGAGCTTGTAGATTTGGGTGGAAGCGATTTACATATCAAGGCCAATTCTCCAATATATGCACGTATTAATGGCGATATTGTACCTCTCTCTACAGATACTATTTCTAAAGAGGATGCGCTTCTTTTGGCTAAAGAGCTTTTGCGCAGCCGTTTTAATGAGCTTGCAGAACAAAAAGATGTAGATCTCATCTACTCCTATGATACTAAAAATCGCTTCCGTAGCAACATATTTTTCCAGATAGACGGTGTTTCGGCTGTTTTTCGTGTCATTCCAACTGAGATTAAAACAATAGATGAGCTTGGGTTACCAGAGGCTGTGAAAAAGATAGCAGATCTGCATAGAGGCCTTGTGCTCGTTACTGGTATCACTGGGAGCGGTAAATCAACAACAATGGCAGCAATTTTAGATGAGATCAACCGTAAGCGCAATGCGCACATTATTACTATCGAAGATCCGGTGGAGTTTGTTCATCAAAACAAAAACTCTATCGTCAATCAGCGAAGTCTTGGTCAGGACACTCCCTCATATGCAAGGGCTCTACGGGCAGCTTTGCGTGAAGACCCTGATATTATAGTCATTGGTGAGATGCGTGACCTTGAGACTATCGAAATGGCGCTTCATGCTGCTGAGACTGGACACTTGGTGTTCTCTACACTCCACACACTCGATGCCAAAGAGACTATTAATAGGATAATATCAGTCTTTCCTAGCCAGGAGCAAAACCGTATCCGCATAGTCTTAGCTTCTGTGCTTGAGAGTATCCTTTCACAAAGACTTGTCAAAACAAAAGATGGTGGAAGGGCTGCGGCTTTGGAGATTCTATTTAAAACAGAGCGTATTGCTTCTCTCATTATAGATAAAAGTGATAGTGAAATTAGTGAAGCTATTGAAGGTGGCAAGATCTACGGTATGCAAACCTTTGACCAATCACTTCTCGATCTTTATGATAAAGGAATTATAGATGAAGAAGAGGCATTGGCAAATGCAACATCCAAAGGTGACTTGAAGCTCAAGCTCAAACAGGTGGAAGCTACGAAAAAGAGTGCAGATCTTGTGGGAGAGGATGGCATAATTGATCTTAAGCTTTAA
- a CDS encoding 50S ribosomal protein L25/general stress protein Ctc, giving the protein MLEGIVRESTGKKATKALRRDGYLIANIYGKEFPNINAAFKKGDFIRAVRHKEKLAFPVKVGDKELEVVVQEYQKDPVTYDLLHVDLMVAQPGVVTYYMVPIKTIGTPIGLKNKGVLITSKRRIKVKGAIENIPDSITLDVSNLDVGDAILIRDIELPEGVEHMTPEHVAVVGVVKAK; this is encoded by the coding sequence ATGTTAGAAGGCATTGTAAGAGAGAGTACCGGCAAAAAAGCTACAAAAGCTTTGCGACGGGATGGTTATCTTATTGCCAACATTTATGGAAAAGAGTTTCCAAACATAAATGCGGCATTCAAGAAGGGCGATTTCATCAGAGCCGTTCGCCACAAGGAAAAACTCGCTTTTCCAGTGAAAGTAGGTGATAAAGAGTTAGAAGTTGTTGTGCAGGAGTACCAAAAAGATCCTGTAACATACGATCTATTGCATGTAGACTTGATGGTGGCACAACCTGGTGTAGTAACTTACTACATGGTACCTATCAAAACTATTGGAACACCAATTGGTCTCAAAAACAAAGGTGTTTTGATCACTTCAAAAAGAAGAATCAAAGTTAAAGGCGCAATAGAGAATATCCCTGATAGCATTACGCTTGATGTAAGCAATCTCGATGTAGGTGATGCAATTCTCATCAGAGATATCGAACTTCCAGAGGGTGTTGAGCATATGACACCAGAACATGTTGCAGTTGTGGGTGTTGTAAAAGCGAAATAA
- a CDS encoding HAD-IIA family hydrolase, translating to MKFFIDVQGTLIDDTHRLPLPGAIEFVDALNKKAIPYVIITNNTKQLDFLEYLRTLGFEIDDQNYIDPLQILPEAMPYKRVAAYGLDQFLQTLQKLGFILEYKDPEAVLLSVKRDYTFEEFADIDEFLLLGKPLFGMHQTSLYAKGDRRYPGVGALAAMFSFATGVQPQFIGKPSEYFFKKALEKIGAKNFKEITIISDDVQGDLMGAAKLGMRSVFVLSGKYKRAEEILPKLGFTPDLVCRDIAEAGKKLGVL from the coding sequence GTGAAATTTTTTATTGATGTGCAGGGTACTCTCATTGATGATACACACAGACTGCCACTTCCGGGAGCAATTGAGTTTGTTGATGCTCTCAATAAAAAAGCCATTCCTTATGTTATTATTACAAATAATACAAAGCAGTTAGATTTTTTAGAATATCTACGTACTCTAGGATTTGAAATCGATGATCAAAACTATATCGATCCTTTGCAGATTCTCCCTGAGGCTATGCCATACAAAAGAGTTGCCGCATATGGGCTAGATCAATTTTTGCAAACCCTGCAAAAGCTTGGATTTATACTCGAATATAAAGATCCTGAGGCAGTACTTTTAAGTGTGAAGAGAGACTATACTTTTGAAGAGTTTGCTGATATTGATGAATTTTTACTTTTAGGTAAGCCACTCTTTGGTATGCATCAGACTTCCCTCTATGCCAAAGGCGATAGGCGCTATCCAGGAGTTGGAGCATTGGCAGCTATGTTTTCTTTTGCTACAGGAGTACAGCCACAATTTATTGGGAAGCCAAGTGAATATTTTTTCAAAAAGGCTTTGGAAAAGATTGGTGCGAAAAATTTCAAAGAGATTACAATTATCAGTGATGATGTGCAGGGCGACCTCATGGGAGCCGCAAAACTTGGAATGAGGAGTGTTTTTGTTTTAAGTGGCAAATATAAAAGGGCTGAAGAGATACTACCAAAACTTGGATTTACTCCAGACCTTGTGTGTCGCGATATTGCTGAAGCTGGTAAAAAATTAGGAGTGCTGTAA
- a CDS encoding LptF/LptG family permease has translation MAKRYLAKLYSKYFLIILSALVLFFVGLDFLQAFKKLPDSANLQLLYIFYRFLHGIDILYPISLVFAMIGLKVMLIRSNELVALYALGYSKRAILAPMFLTSLVLTFIYFFLHLTSFTYANEYADNIRKYNSLQSATKELYFKYNSSYVYFDKLLPLAQEAFDIRIFETKGRNLQKIVTAKRAKFTQDHWHLFGAKIVQNFGDHIEVRRSDLNTLYGYKPKILDSVYEGKSNISLLDAIYALELFYKQKIDTQKLKAVVYYNLFYPFFAPLLMIIIFYFVPITARIASLNLFSFGAIVFTLFSWGVLYTLAKMAFNGALKPEAAILIPIGILFIVSFYFYKKF, from the coding sequence ATGGCAAAACGCTACTTAGCCAAACTCTATAGCAAATACTTTTTAATTATTCTCAGTGCTTTGGTTTTATTTTTTGTAGGTTTAGACTTTTTACAAGCATTCAAAAAGCTTCCAGATTCAGCAAACCTCCAACTTCTCTACATTTTCTATAGATTTTTGCACGGTATTGATATCCTCTATCCCATATCACTTGTCTTTGCCATGATAGGGCTCAAAGTCATGCTTATTCGCTCCAATGAACTTGTGGCACTCTATGCACTAGGGTACAGTAAGCGTGCGATTTTGGCACCAATGTTTTTGACCTCATTAGTGCTTACTTTCATCTACTTTTTCTTACATCTCACATCTTTTACTTATGCCAATGAGTATGCAGATAATATTCGCAAATACAACTCACTCCAAAGTGCAACCAAAGAGCTCTATTTTAAATACAATAGTAGCTATGTCTATTTTGATAAGCTCTTGCCTTTGGCGCAAGAGGCTTTTGATATTCGTATATTCGAAACCAAAGGGAGGAATCTTCAAAAGATCGTCACTGCCAAAAGAGCAAAATTTACCCAAGATCACTGGCATCTGTTCGGAGCAAAAATTGTGCAAAATTTTGGAGACCACATAGAGGTGCGAAGAAGTGATCTTAATACACTCTATGGCTACAAACCAAAAATCCTCGATAGCGTATATGAAGGCAAAAGCAACATATCCCTTCTTGATGCAATCTATGCGCTTGAACTCTTCTATAAGCAAAAAATCGATACCCAAAAACTCAAAGCTGTGGTCTACTACAATCTCTTTTATCCATTTTTTGCACCACTTCTTATGATCATCATCTTCTATTTTGTTCCTATTACTGCTCGTATAGCTTCACTCAATCTCTTCAGTTTTGGTGCTATTGTATTTACGCTTTTTAGTTGGGGGGTTCTCTATACCCTAGCGAAGATGGCTTTCAATGGTGCACTTAAGCCTGAGGCGGCAATATTGATACCTATTGGAATCCTCTTTATTGTGTCTTTTTATTTTTATAAGAAATTCTAA